The Raphanus sativus cultivar WK10039 chromosome 2, ASM80110v3, whole genome shotgun sequence genome includes a region encoding these proteins:
- the LOC108840275 gene encoding glycine-rich protein 5 — translation MAIRCLAVFLVALTVAQSVTATRPAPAKNVGAGLDDQKNFVAFAGIGGAAGVGGVGGVGAGLGGVAGGVGGVAGVLPVGGGIGGLGGVGGLGGGSGLGGGIGGIGGGSGLGGGVGGLGGVGGLGGVGGLGGIGGGSDCGGLTHP, via the coding sequence ATGGCAATAAGGTGTTTAGCCGTGTTCCTCGTTGCTCTCACTGTGGCTCAATCCGTCACTGCCACAAGACCGGCCCCGGCCAAGAATGTCGGAGCTGGCCTTGACGACCAAAAGAACTTTGTTGCGTTTGCTGGAATCGGTGGAGCTGCTGGAGTTGGTGGTGTTGGTGGTGTCGGAGCAGGTCTTGGTGGTGTAGCTGGTGGAGTAGGTGGTGTCGCAGGAGTTTTGCCTGTAGGAGGAGGAATTGGTGGTTTAGGAGGTGTAGGTGGTCTCGGCGGTGGTTCAGGTCTCGGTGGTGGAATAGGTGGAATTGGTGGTGGTTCAGGTCTTGGTGGTGGTGTAGGTGGGCTCGGTGGTGTAGGTGGTCTAGGCGGAGTAGGTGGTTTAGGAGGAATTGGCGGTGGAAGCGACTGCGGTGGTCTCACGCACCCTTGA